In Saccharicrinis fermentans DSM 9555 = JCM 21142, a genomic segment contains:
- the porQ gene encoding type IX secretion system protein PorQ produces MQKYLYIIMWLGIAQTIGAQRGGESTYDFLNLTNSARVAALGGANVSIPDDDINMAYHNPALLQKEMDGALVLNYVPYMTGINYGYVGFARHFKEVGTFSLGIHNVNYGDFQRTNNEGEDMGIASAAEYSFNMTYARQLSPAFSMGLTVKPVYSKLDVYSSLGIAADFGVHYNLSDKHFSMGLVLKNVGSQISSYDQIQEDMPSDLQIGFTKKLEHAPFRFSLTLQSLLNWDLTYSPYDAENSNNSGFVDNTEDAGFGDKALRHMVVGVEFMPSKSFHVDFGYNYRRRQELGFENRMSTAGLSWGFGFRVYKFLFSYGSARYHLGGASNHFSVSTKLSNFR; encoded by the coding sequence ATGCAAAAGTATTTATACATTATAATGTGGTTGGGAATAGCTCAAACAATTGGGGCGCAGCGAGGAGGAGAAAGTACATATGATTTTTTGAATTTGACCAATTCGGCTCGTGTGGCTGCATTGGGCGGTGCTAATGTTTCTATTCCTGATGATGATATTAATATGGCCTATCATAACCCAGCTTTGCTACAAAAGGAGATGGATGGAGCCTTGGTGTTGAATTATGTGCCTTATATGACCGGAATTAATTATGGTTATGTGGGTTTTGCCAGACATTTCAAAGAGGTGGGTACCTTTAGTTTAGGTATTCACAATGTTAATTATGGCGATTTTCAAAGAACCAACAACGAGGGGGAAGATATGGGGATAGCTAGTGCTGCCGAATATTCCTTTAATATGACTTATGCCCGTCAGTTGTCACCTGCTTTTTCTATGGGTTTGACTGTGAAGCCTGTGTATTCAAAGTTAGATGTGTATAGTTCGTTGGGGATTGCAGCTGATTTTGGGGTGCACTATAACCTGTCTGATAAACATTTCTCCATGGGGCTGGTGTTGAAAAATGTGGGATCACAAATCTCTTCCTATGACCAAATACAGGAGGACATGCCCTCTGACTTGCAGATTGGATTTACTAAAAAATTGGAACATGCACCTTTTCGTTTTTCATTAACCTTGCAAAGTCTTTTGAATTGGGATTTGACCTATAGTCCTTATGATGCAGAGAATTCGAATAACTCTGGTTTTGTGGACAATACCGAGGATGCCGGCTTTGGCGACAAGGCCTTGCGTCATATGGTGGTGGGTGTGGAATTTATGCCTTCCAAGAGCTTTCACGTTGATTTTGGTTATAATTATCGGAGAAGACAGGAGCTAGGGTTTGAGAATCGTATGTCAACGGCAGGGTTGTCCTGGGGATTTGGTTTCCGGGTATACAAGTTTTTGTTTTCTTACGGATCGGCTCGTTATCATTTGGGTGGTGCTTCCAATCATTTTTCGGTATCGACTAAGTTGTCAAATTTCAGATAG
- a CDS encoding YkgJ family cysteine cluster protein codes for MMRLDLERYKELAHNKAKENKAFVTRLRKKKPKTLDGTVLDAHVEVFERLDCLDCANCCQTISPIVTDRDIDRMAKHLKMKRPALIDQYFELDEDHDYVFKETPCPFLMNDNYCMIYEVRPRACREYPHTDRKRFYQILNLTYRNSFVCPAVYEVLETMKRVY; via the coding sequence ATGATGAGGCTTGATTTGGAGCGGTACAAAGAATTGGCCCATAATAAAGCCAAAGAAAATAAAGCCTTTGTTACACGGTTGCGTAAGAAAAAGCCTAAGACGCTGGATGGTACTGTTCTGGATGCCCATGTGGAGGTGTTTGAGCGCTTGGATTGTTTGGACTGTGCCAACTGTTGTCAAACAATTAGTCCTATTGTTACCGATCGTGATATCGATCGAATGGCTAAACACCTAAAGATGAAACGGCCTGCATTGATTGATCAGTATTTTGAATTAGATGAGGATCATGATTATGTTTTTAAAGAAACCCCGTGCCCCTTTTTAATGAATGATAATTATTGTATGATCTATGAAGTGCGGCCACGAGCTTGTCGGGAGTACCCCCATACAGATCGAAAGCGTTTTTATCAGATATTGAACCTTACTTATCGAAACTCTTTTGTATGTCCGGCTGTTTATGAAGTGTTGGAGACCATGAAAAGGGTCTATTAG
- a CDS encoding DMT family transporter: MSKVSTASVLYIIGSMIFWAFSFVWVKVAYESFEPVSTVLIRLIISSGLLFLFLLLTGKMAAIKKEDYKLILLLSFFEPFMYFMGESFGMQLVSSTLAAVIVSTIPLFATLFAFLFLRERITVWAILGMAISFLGVGTMIFENGFELNASLLGIMLMFVAVLSTIGYSLTLKKLAHRYTAVNIIAYQNFLGIFMFLPFYFLWEHENLMRSTLSADSWLAIVQLAVFASSLAFIFFTKALKVLGVAKSNMFINLIPVFTAVFAWWLRDDVLDGQKAVGIVIVVSGLFVAQIKRINDEA; the protein is encoded by the coding sequence ATGTCAAAAGTAAGTACAGCATCTGTTCTATATATTATTGGATCTATGATTTTTTGGGCCTTTTCCTTTGTGTGGGTAAAGGTGGCTTATGAATCCTTTGAACCTGTTTCTACCGTTCTTATTAGGTTAATTATCAGTTCGGGTCTGTTGTTTTTATTTTTGCTGCTTACTGGAAAGATGGCTGCCATTAAAAAAGAAGATTATAAGCTTATTTTATTGCTGTCTTTTTTTGAGCCTTTTATGTATTTTATGGGGGAGAGCTTTGGTATGCAGTTGGTGTCCAGTACCCTGGCTGCTGTTATCGTATCTACGATTCCTTTGTTTGCCACCCTTTTTGCTTTTCTGTTTTTGCGAGAAAGGATAACTGTATGGGCTATATTGGGAATGGCTATTTCTTTTTTAGGTGTGGGAACCATGATATTTGAAAATGGATTTGAACTGAATGCCTCTTTGCTTGGTATCATGCTGATGTTTGTGGCTGTATTGTCTACTATAGGTTATTCGTTGACGTTGAAGAAGTTAGCGCATAGGTATACGGCGGTTAATATCATAGCATATCAGAATTTTTTGGGGATATTTATGTTTTTGCCCTTTTATTTTTTGTGGGAGCATGAAAATTTGATGCGTTCCACTCTTTCTGCTGATTCTTGGTTAGCTATTGTACAGCTGGCAGTTTTTGCTTCTTCGCTGGCTTTTATCTTTTTTACAAAGGCCTTAAAAGTGTTGGGGGTAGCCAAATCGAATATGTTTATTAACCTGATTCCTGTTTTTACGGCTGTCTTTGCCTGGTGGTTGCGGGACGATGTGTTGGATGGGCAGAAGGCTGTGGGTATTGTGATTGTGGTAAGTGGACTGTTTGTGGCACAAATTAAAAGAATAAATGATGAGGCTTGA